From Epinephelus lanceolatus isolate andai-2023 chromosome 5, ASM4190304v1, whole genome shotgun sequence, the proteins below share one genomic window:
- the lyve1b gene encoding lymphatic vessel endothelial hyaluronic receptor 1b, translating into MNFIENMVRFSFLTQGLFLSFAAFLLASDSSLMKVPQSHRAAGVFMLIQGGKYTFNFTAARAACLFLNVTMATRAQMERAVQRGLETCKFGWIAEQIAVVPRITSDKNCGQGKTGVVTWFAVPEQKFGVFCFNVSEETPNTSTAGPQSSTTLTSQTQTSTAATPPLTSTTTSPPSVTPAASEHTTLTPALLTETTQSAETSSASTTLSPVSTHVPAFVSHLITSKPTVTVTLVGSASARSSSSTVSSESVTPRPTGSRNPPLGDVPTALIVLGIILLLLAAAGVVWYYKLNIFTLWSPAQLKDDTETEMWKHTDSEMDLHEEEEEESDRKYSSDITLCVNPDIKTNSSEGSF; encoded by the exons ATGAATTTTATAGAAAACATGGTGAGATTTAGTTTTTTAACTCAGggcttatttttgtcttttgcaGCCTTCCTGTTGGCGTCTGACTCCAGTCTGATGAAAG TCCCTCAGAGTCACAGAGCCGCTGGAGTCTTTATGCTCATCCAAGGAGGAAAATACACCTTTAACTTCACCGCTGCCAGAGCTGCCTGCCTATTTCTGAacgtcaccatggcaaccaggGCTCAGATGGAGCGAGCGGTGCAGCGTGGACTGGAGACGTGCAA ATTTGGCTGGATAGCCGAACAGATCGCAGTCGTCCCACGAATCACTTCTGACAAAAACTGCGGACAGGGCAAAACCGGGGTGGTGACGTGGTTCGCAGTGCCAGAACAGAAGTTTGGTGTCTTCTGCTTCAACGTGTCAG AGGAAACACCAAACACATCGACAGCCGGCCCTCAGAGCTCCACCACGCTGACATCACAGACCCAAACCTCCACAGCTGCCACGCCTCCGCTCACATCAACGACCACGTCTCCACCCTCAGTGACGCCCGCAGCCTCTGAGCACACGACTTTAACTCCAGCTCTCCTCACTGAGACAACACAGTCAGCTGAGACTTCCTCCGCCTCCACCACCCTGAGTCCTGTCTCCACCCATGTTCCTGCTTTTGTTTCCCACCTTATCACCTCTAAACCCACTGTCACCGTCACTTTGGTCGGCTCTGCTTCTGCTCGTTCCTCCAGTTCCACTGTTTCCTCTGAGTCAGTGACGCCGCGGCCGACAGGTTCAAGAAACCCTCCTCTGGGAG ACGTACCGACGGCGCTCATTGTTCTTGGCATCATCCTCCTGCtcctggcagcagcgggcgTCGTGTGGTACTACAAGCT GAATATTTTCACCCTCTGGTCTCCGGCGCAGCTGAAagatgacacagagacagagatgtggAAGCACACCGACAGTGAGATGGACCTGCacgaagaggaagaagaagaatcagACAGGAAGTACTCCAGTGACATCACACTGTGTGTGAATCCAGACATCAAGACAAATTCCTCAGAGGGGAGTTTCTGA